A genomic segment from Sander vitreus isolate 19-12246 chromosome 3, sanVit1, whole genome shotgun sequence encodes:
- the LOC144515229 gene encoding uncharacterized protein LOC144515229 isoform X1, with product MALASGACCGTKGVRDHLSGCVEGKLHITVRRRSDGRMPVELCKECTLYHCPFCQPSVYKPKGDYASVWTHVEIHRMRALQHGEFNIHVCQLQCRGERHFHCPYCPRTIITRKQFESHMDKCVGTQSSTAAARGVQSAPPGIPSQPATTAILLLNITPPLPQTIRMGQCPAPPEPSAQPQPTADPPVKSGQCPAPLDCLVEPAPTASQPAAPLDRPVPMDHPSTLTDHHVKQTGQIFRTAGRKIKCPMCNLYLNKKNLRKHKFRRHFCQSISEKDITAKDHLRSQCIDPYNGLYAVAKSYKATAVPVHVMKKRSGSTHKMACDEDRCEAIADFGRRSGLPDSQCLHLQSVDFCFTRAKRVDLKPSVLEELVSSKLIGKDMGAKCLSHHEQATQNKAPLVTLMDLGGSHCLYLSVFEPKVSQYSKLGRLFVTYTVKRGLWHCSCSQGRIPCLHRCIAKWYLFQTNKELFTSDAKPNTPLSISEIMEDSAENPTGTVYPVGEEGRKQMAKYIYNRKKLPSTLPEYITQCESEIQFPKHLVPAQTVCQECPGHVSLTEPVLITNKARVIIFTGLMEDNCTFFKKCPACEMVYRYQEWSEGLHNYNDHIILSLQLCMLLQNAIKNHTDAYGVMDVLERTVGVKSPCGVEVLQAYLHFEALTSHDCQSGVMMDLYRKGVFNMAGIEIQGLPESLTGEVNAEEFWDSACMEIIASSLLAPSSAYVATLDGNLKDAAVSAGATSSSLAERKRLSKQRTEECHRSVTRYLVKELLPLSTVESPWFREMTKMLNPKYRLPSREQLIHTLMPSWFSVEKKRVIRELRQVSEAAVTCDWWTSSSHDRYLTITLHFITKGQMKQKVLRTKPVYDAQTDTVVSEQIGGVLEEFGVRDKVVAVTVDNAFGMDIAITKRQFRRLRCFARILGRAAQKVYTSDTVTRWASKIRAVVVWIKRSSTAQTVLQEKQQLLDLPQHSLVLDVRTRWDSLYLMMERFAEQHAAVRAATTDPRIKQSAERKSLETLSDDDHRKAEEFVRIMKPLYASSLCVSADESPTCSQIFPILIKLEAHFETQDEDSLFTATLKEKVWRELSTCYKDGDTWKFLQESSAMDPRFKNRVDSDEIWYRVRNAAVRVTTTTEMSNHGELGLLLDSDADDEFEPNLSSDETLCPKRPRLTGLEELFEEEDRALKSVTAAEKTPMPERVQREIQLYRNLPAVPTSEDALAWWWKRRDSLPLLSQLSNSYLCIQASSASRERVCSTAGDTISPDGSHILPEQADMQIFLQKN from the exons ATGGCGCTTGCGTCCGGGGCGTGTTGTGGGACGAAGGGGGTGCGGGACCATCTTTCTGGGTGTGTTGAAGG GAAATTGCACATCACAGTGCGCAGGCGATCAGATGGCCGCATGCCGGTGGAGTTGTGCAAAGAGTGCACGCTTTACCACTGTCCCTTCTGCCAGCCATCCGTCTACAAGCCAAAAGGAGACTATGCCAGTGTTTGGACACATGTAGAAATCCACAGAATGAGGGCCCTGCAACATGGAG AGTTCAATATTCACGTGTGCCAACTGCAGTGCAGAGGAGAAAGGCATTTTCACTGTCCATACTGCCCAAGGACAATTATAACCCGGAAACAGTTTGAAAGTCATATGGACAAATGTGTGGGGACACAAAGTTCAACAGCGGCAGCCAGAGGCGTCCAGTCTGCTCCACCTGGCATTCCATCTCAGCCAGCTACCACAGCCATCCTCCTGCTCAACATCACCCCCCCTCTCCCGCAAACGATCAGGATGGGCCAGTGTCCCGCTCCACCCGAGCCCTCTGCTCAGCCTCAACCCACAGCAGACCCCCCTGTTAAATCCGGCCAGTGTCCTGCTCCACTTGACTGTCTTGTTGAACCCGCACCTACAGCTTCCCAGCCTGCTGCTCCACTTGACCGGCCTGTCCCAATGGATCACCCCTCTACTTTAACTGACCACCATGTTAAGCAAACAGGTCAAATATTCCGAACAGCagggagaaaaataaaatgtccaaTGTGCAACCtgtacttaaataaaaaaaatctaaggaAACATAAATTCAGGAGACACTTCTGTCAGTCCATTTCTGAGAAGGACATAACAGCCAAGGACCATCTTAGAAGTCAGTGTATTGACCCTTATAATGGGCTGTACGCTGTAGCAAAGTCTTACAAGGCCACTGCCGTACCAGTCCATGTCATGAAAAAGAGATCAGgcagcacacacaaaatggcgtGTGACGAAGATCGCTGCGAGGCTATTGCAGATTTTGGAAGGCGGAGCGGCTTGCCTGATAGCCAGTGCcttcatctacagtctgttgatttttgttttaccCGTGCAAAAAGAGTGGACTTAAAGCCTAGCGTGTTGGAAGAACTGGTTTCCAGTAAATTGATTGGAAAGGACATGGGGGCCAAGTGCCTTAGCCATCATGAGCAAGCGACTCAGAACAAAGCCCCGCTTGTTACTCTAATGGATCTCGGTGGAAGTCATTGCCTATATTTGTCAGTGTTTGAGCCCAAAGTCTCACAGTACAGCAAGTTAGGAAGACTATTCGTGACATATACTGTAAAGAGAGGGTTGTGGCATTGCAGTTGTTCGCAAGGGAGAATTCCCTGCTTGCACAGATGCATAGCCAAATGGTATCTCTTCCAAACCAACAAAGAGTTATTCACCTCAGACGCCAAACCAAATACACCTTTAAGCATTTCTGAAATAATGGAAGACTCTGCAGAAAATCCAACTGGAACTGTGTATCCAGTAGGTGAAGAAGGACGAAAACAAATGGCAAAGTACATTTACAACCGAAAGAAATTGCCCTCCACATTGCCCGAATACATCACCCAGTGTGAGTCTGAAATACAGTTTCCGAAGCATTTGGTTCCAGCTCAGACTGTCTGCCAAGAGTGCCCAGGTCATGTTTCCTTAACAGAGCCAGTGCTGATCACCAACAAAGCTCGAGTCATTATCTTCACCGGACTGATGGAAG ataattgcacatttttcaaaaagtgtCCAGCGTGTGAAATGGTCTACCGTTACCAGGAGTGGAGTGAGGGTCTTCACAATTACAATGACCACATCATCCTGAGTCTGCAGCTGTGCATGCTTCTGCAAAACGCAATCAAG aaTCACACTGATGCCTATGGAGTGATGGATGTGCTGGAGCGGACAGTAGGAGTCAAGTCTCCATGTGGTGTAGAAGTGCTTCAGGCATACCTCCACTTTGAAGCTCTTACAAGTCACGACTGTCAGTCTGGAGTCATGATGGATCTTTATCGAAAGGGGGTTTTCAACATGGCAG GGATTGAGATTCAGGGCCTGCCTGAATCCTTAACTGGAGAAGTAAATGCAGAGGAATTCTGGGATTCAGCGTGCATGGAGATCATAGCAAGCAGCCTGCTGGCTC CAAGTTCTGCCTATGTAGCCACCTTAGACGGTAACCTTAAAGACGCTGCAGTGTCTGCAGGCGCAACCTCCTCCTCCCTGGCTGAGAGAAAGAGGCTGAGCAAACAAAGAACGGAGGAGTGTCACAGGTCCGTGACCAGGTATCTTGTGAAAGAACTACTTCCGTTGTCCACGGTGGAGTCGCCATGGTTTAG AGAGATGACTAAGATGCTTAACCCAAAGTACCGCCTGCCTTCCAGAGAGCAGCTCATACACACCCTGATGCCTTCCTGGTTCTCTGTGGAGAAGAAACGTGTCATCAGAGAGCTGCGACAAGTGTCCGAAGCGGCAGTGACGTGCGACTGGTGGACCAGTTCTTCCCACGACCGCTACCTGACAATCACTCTACACTTCATAACCAAAGGCCAGATGAAGCAGAAAGTGCTCCGTACGAAGCCTGTGTACGATGCTCAGACAGACACGGTAGTGTCAGAGCAGATCGGCGGCGTGCTGGAGGAGTTCGGGGTCCGGGACAAAGTGGTCGCCGTGACGGTGGATAATGCCTTCGGCATGGACATTGCCATCACTAAAAGGCAGTTTAGGAGGCTGAGGTGTTTTGCCCGTATACTCGGCCGTGCTGCACAGAAGGTGTACACCAGCGACACTGTGACCAGATGGGCGTCAAAGATACGAGCTGTTGTCGTGTGGATCAAAAGGTCTTCCACAGCTCAAACAGTTCTTCAGGAGAAACAGCAGCTTTTGG ATCTACCACAGCACTCTTTGGTGCTCGATGTCCGAACACGGTGGGACTCGCTGTACCTCATGATGGAGCGGTTTGCCGAGCAGCATGCTGCCGTTCGGGCCGCCACCACAGATCCACGGATCAAACAGTCTGCGGAGAGGAAAAG cctGGAAACGCTCTCAGATGATGATCACCGAAAAGCAGAGGAGTTCGTCAGGATCATGAAGCCTCTGTACGCGTCTTCGCTCTGCGTCTCCGCTGACGAGAGTCCAACCTGTAGTCAGATATTTCCCATTCTGATAAAGCTGGAGGCCCACTTTGAAACCCAGGATGAGGACTCGCTGTTCACAGCCACGCTCAAGGAAAAAGTCTGGCGTGAGCTGTCTACGTGTTACAAG GATGGCGATACCTGGAAGTTCCTACAGGAGTCGAGCGCTATGGATCCAAGGTTCAAGAACAGAGTTGACTCGGATGAGATTTGGTACAGAGTGAGAAACGCTGCGGTTAGGGTTACGACCACAACAGAG atgTCAAATCATGGGGAACTTGGACTTTTGCTGGACAGTGATGCTGATGATGAATTTGAGCCAAATTTGTCTTCAGATGAG ACTCTGTGTCCCAAAAGGCCGAGGCTAACCGGCCTGGAGGAGCTTTTTGAAGAGGAGGACAGGGCTCTGAAGAGCGTTACAGCAGCAGAAAAGACCCCAATGCCTGAACGAGTCCAGAGAGAAATCCAGCTGTACAGAAACCTGCCTGCTGTGCCCACATCAGAGGACGCTCTGGCCTGGTGGTGGAAGAGACGGGACTCGCTGCCTCTCCTGTCTCAGCTCTCCAACTCATACCTGTGTATCCAAGCATCGTCTGCTTCTCGTGAGAGAGTGTGTTCCACAGCAGGGGACACAATCAGCCCAGACGGGTCACACATTCTACCAGAACAGGCGGATATGCAGATTTTTCTACAGAAAAATTGA